A section of the Halichoerus grypus chromosome 11, mHalGry1.hap1.1, whole genome shotgun sequence genome encodes:
- the TMEM126A gene encoding transmembrane protein 126A — protein MENHEPNDTVKEDLIFNIITRKINQLPEAERNLFEHGSTYVGLNAGLCGLIANSLFRRILNVTQARIAAGLPMAVIPFLTAHISYKGFVSLPLNTGDLNCETCTITRGGLVGLVFGALYPVILAIPVNGGLAARYESAPLPEKGNILTYWTRISKPVFRKMLFPILLQTMFAAYLGSRQYKLIIKALQLPEPGLEIQ, from the exons ATGGAAAATCATGAACCAAATGATACTGTCAAGGAAGACTTAATTTTCAATATCATAACCAGAAAAATTAATCAACTCCCAGAAGCAGAAAG GAATCTGTTTGAACATGGATCAACATATGTTGGACTTAATGCTGGTCTCTGTGGTCTAATAGCAAATAGTCTTTTTCGACGCATCCTAAATGTGACACAGGCTCGTATAGCCGCTGGCTTACCAATGGCAGTGATCCCATTTTTGACTGCGCACATATCTTACAAAGGTTTTGTAAGTTTACCTTTAAATACAG GTGATTTGAATTGTGAAACCTGTACCATAACACGGGGTGGACTGGTTGGTCTCGTTTTTGGTGCTCTGTACCCTGTTATCTTGGCTATACCTGTGAATGGTGGCCTAGCAGCCAG ATATGAGTCAGCCCCGCTACCAGAGAAAGGAAACATCTTAACTTACTGGACTAGAATTTCTAAGCCTGTCTTTAGAAAGATGTTATTTCCCATTTTGCTCCAGACTATGTTTGCAGCATACCTTGGATCTAGACAATATAAGCTAATTATAAAGGCCCTTCAGTTACCTGAACCTGGCCTAGAAATTCAGTGA